Proteins encoded in a region of the Mucilaginibacter sabulilitoris genome:
- a CDS encoding Crp/Fnr family transcriptional regulator: MENLKSALAFGGILAREDIDALSLNFRYRKVKAGEYVQELHEVACDIIFINNGILRILGIDADGNDVTKHFVRENQFFANLESYYTKLPATEAIQSVIASEIYTITLITFERHLKEIPNLFIFFKSVSEATLLNKIKDNDFLNFGDAKTKYLELMKRYPVLVQQVPQQYIASYLKITPQSLSRIRKELSHN; the protein is encoded by the coding sequence ATGGAAAATTTAAAGTCAGCTTTAGCCTTTGGAGGCATTTTGGCCCGTGAGGACATAGATGCACTATCTTTAAATTTCAGGTATCGTAAAGTAAAAGCCGGCGAGTATGTACAGGAGCTTCACGAAGTAGCCTGTGATATCATCTTCATCAATAATGGCATTTTAAGAATTTTGGGTATAGATGCAGATGGGAACGACGTCACAAAGCATTTTGTGCGTGAAAATCAGTTTTTTGCTAATTTGGAAAGTTACTACACCAAACTGCCAGCCACTGAAGCCATACAATCGGTAATAGCCAGCGAGATTTATACCATTACCTTAATAACGTTCGAAAGACACCTCAAGGAAATTCCCAATTTGTTCATATTCTTCAAAAGCGTTAGCGAAGCTACGTTGCTAAACAAAATTAAAGACAACGACTTTTTGAATTTTGGTGATGCAAAAACGAAATACCTGGAATTAATGAAACGCTACCCCGTGCTAGTGCAGCAGGTTCCCCAGCAGTACATTGCATCTTATTTGAAAATTACCCCGCAGTCGTTGAGCCGTATCAGGAAAGAATTATCCCATAATTAA